atttatGGAAGTGAGCAAATTCCTTGTATGCATGACACAAAACCAGAATCACAGTAGGAAGTGATTCGTCCAAGTATCCGTGTAAACATGGTATTAAAGTATGTTTCTGTCACGGCCTCGTTTTTGAGACATATTCTCCATGAAGGTTACACTTGGCCTGTCTGTTCACAAAGTTTCTGGAAGCAAAAGAATGATTGGGGGTAGGGAAAAACCACACTTCGAGCCCGCTTTCCTGTCTACTGCTGATCTGGTGGTTTCCACGCTCTGCGGCCTCACCAGGAAAACCTCAACTCCAAGCTCAGGAGCCCAAGTCAGAGCGCATGCCCCTAGCTGCGCATGCTCATACCTGCGCATGCGCTCTTCAGACCATGCCCGTTGCTGCGCAACCCTAGGCCCATTGTTGCGTATGCGCCTTGGTGTCTGAGTTCTCAGAGGAGAGCTGCGCGAGAGGCAACCGAGAGGCGAGAGGCGACCGAGAGGCGACCGTGTTCCTGCCATTTTGATTCTTTCTCGCTGGTTGACATCAACTGGTAGGTGCCCAGAGCAGCCCTTCGGGACTTTAACTGTGGGAGAGTGTGAGGGGAAGGCCCGCGGGCTTCggtggggcggggctgcgggTTCCGTGGCCTCCTAGGAGGAAGGGCCTCGAGGTCAGCGCCTTTCTCCTCTCAGCCATCATGGCGGCCGTGGGCCTCGAAGTCCTGGCGTGACCCGGACTAGGAGGGTGCTGGGCCTGCGAGGGCAGGGGCCAGGTAGAGGGTTTGGGGGACATTATTACAGGTGTCTGGGTCCTGGAATTCACCTGGCACGGCCCACAGAACAGAACCCACAGCCCTCCGCGgggccctgggcggggggggggggggcggtcaagGAAGGGCCTAGGAACGGGGTGCTGCGGGACTGCCCTGCGAGGCCCTGGGCCTGCGCCCCGAGATGTGTAGGCACCAAGCAGGGGCCGCGGGAGCAGCGGGCACGGCCCCGTGTATCGCTTGTAGTCACCGCTGCCTCCTGGTCATGCGAAGGCAGCACAGGCCGCACGCACAGCCCGAGCCTTCCCGGCTGATGCAGCTGAACTTCCGGGGGAAGGGGCCTCCTCGCTGGGCGTGTGGCAGGAGCAGTAGTCACTCCAGCGGGCTTTCAAGCAGCATTTTCCCGCGTGTCTCCGAAAACGGGAAGCCGGGTGTCGTCTTTCTCACCTGCCCGAGGTGATAACGCCGCCAGCATGGCCACGACATAGTGGCTTGGCAAGCCCCTGTATTTGGTATAACCGCAAAGCCAGTgcacttatttttaaagttaaaaagaatataatcatTTAGCCTCGGAGGTGGTCTAGTTATCCTCTTAAGTACATTTTCCTAATCAAAATGTTCTACTTTCAGTGTGAAATGAGTCGGCCTCTAACACCCAGGCTCGATTGGAGTTCAATACTGGTAGAAGATGAAGAATCAAACCAGCCAGTTGGAGCCGTGGCTGTGAGTGCTTTGATATTTGAACTGTCTATgaccagaaatgtatttttctgtaaGTTTTGTTGAATGCCTTTAGGTACAGTGTTAAAAGTTTACGTGCTGATAAGGGAGTAACATTGGCCCAGGAGGAGTCCTTAGGAAGGAAACCTTGATCCAGGAGGTTTCCACTCTGGTATTGCCAGTGGAAATATCCCCTATGACTCCGTTCTCGTGCTTATTAACACGGACTGCCCACATCCATCCCAGGAGAGTTTAAAAGAGCTTCAGAAGTCCTGTGGGCAGCTCCTCTCCAAGgaaccaggcagagggaagagaaacaatattaagaatatatatatcatGTCTATAAAATGCCTTTATTCTTATTCATgattatgtgtatatgtgtgtatattatgtatatttttatgattgtcatgtattaacaacaaaacttttcattttctcacaCATACACGCACCCCCCTTCCCCCTAGGACCAGCAGCCCAGGGATGAACAACCTCAACAAGAGGAGCCACCTACTGAGAGTCAGGATATTGCACCTGATGAAGAGCAAGCACATGCAGGAGCACCTGAGGTTCAAggtgaagggaaaggaaagaagactGTGGGGAGCTGGGAATCTGTCTGTCTATCATGTATTGTGACAAACCATAGCTTTgggaaagaaagcataaaaaagctGTGCAGcccgctggcatggctcggtGACTGggcagcaacctatgaaccaggaggtcaggttagattctggtcagggcatatgtccaagttgcgggtttgatccccagtgtggggcatgcatgatgcagccaatcaatgattctctctcatcattgatgtttctctctctctccctctcctttcctctctgaagtcaataaaaatatatttaagaaaaaaagcaatgcaAACATTTCCTGGAAACTGGTTGAAAATTTTAAGGTTGTATCATTTACAGCTGTGCACACTCTTTCACTATGAGTTTTCCTTCTATCTTCAGAATTTATGTTGTGTACTTGAAAGTACAATCCTTGCTAAACCAGAGCAAACTGTATAGTTTTAACTACAAAAATGTGTGttggttttctattttaattagtTCATCTTAGAACGTTTTGAGAGGCCTTCTCAGTTATTACATCACAAGTGTAAGCAATGTTTATCAGCATGGGCAGAGGGCCACGTCAGCCCATCATAGAACACCTGAAACCAAGCCTATTTGTACAGGGATGGTAGCCCCATTTTAtaagtgagaaaactgagcctgAGCACTTGACTCATTGAGAAGTAgttcatactgtcttccatagtggctgcaccagtctgcattcccaccagcagtgcacgggagttcctttttctccacatcctctccagcacttgtcatttgttgatgatagccattctgacaggtgtgagatggtacctcattgttgttttgatttgcatttctcggataattagtgactttgagcatgttttcatatgtctcttggctttctgaatgtcctcttttgaaaagtgtctattaaggtcctttgcccattttttaaattattttttaaaattgttttattgcttaaagtattacaaagggtattacatatgtctcccttttccccccgccctttacaatcccctgacctcccctacctgccagtgtcttatgtccattagttatgcttttatgcatgcatataagtccttcggttgatctcttaccaccccccactctgcccccctactctccccggccttcccgcttcagtttgacaatctgtttgtgGTAGCTCTGCcgctgtatctatttttgttcctaagtttataatggtctttattatccatgaatgagtgagatcatgtggtatttttccttcgttggcttatttcacttagcataatgctctccagttccatccatgccgttgcaaatggtaagagttccttcttttttacagcagcatattattccattgtgtagatgtaccacagttttctaatccattcatctgctgatgggcacttaggctgtttccagatcttagctatggtgaattgtgctgctatgaacatatcggtgcatatatcctttctgactggtgtttctggtttcttgggatacattcctagaagtgggatcacagggtcaaatgggagttccatttttagttttttgaggaaactccatactgtcttccacagtggctgcaccagtctgcattcccaccagcagtgcacgagtgttcccttttctccccatcctctccagcacttgtcgtttgttgatttgttgatgatagccattctgacaggtgtgagatggtacctcgttgtttttatttgcatctctcagatggttagtgactttgagcatgttttcatatgtctcttggctttctgaatgtcctcttttgaaaggtatctatttagatcctttgcccattttttgattggattgtttatcttccttttgttaagttgtatgagttccctataaatgttggagattaaacccttatcggtgataacattggcaaatatgttctcccatgcagtgggctttcttgttttgttgatggtttcttttgctgtgcagaagctcttaattttgatgtagtcccatttgttcattttctctttagtttcaagtgccctaggagctgtatcagtgaagaaattgcttcggcatatgtcagattttgttgcctttggattcctctagtatgtttatggtttcccgtcttacatttaagtcctttatccattttgagtttatttttgtgtatggtgtaagttggtggtctagtttcacttttttgcatgtatctttccaattttcccaacaccatttcttgaagagactgtcttgattccattgtatgttcttgcctcctttttcaaatattaattgagcatattggtttgggtcgatttctgggctctctatactattccattgatctatatgtctgttcttgtgccagtaccaggcagttttgagaacagtggctttgtaatacagcttgatatctggtattgagatcccacctactttgttcttctttctcaggatcactgcagctattcggggtctttttttattccacatgaatttttggagagttcgttctagaactgtgaaatatattggtattttaatgggaagtgtgttgaatttatagattgctttgggtagtatggacattttaatgatgttgattctaccaatccaagaacatggtatgttcttccatctgtttgtcttcctctatctcttttttcatcgtcctgtagttttctgctagaggtcttttacctctttagttaagtttattcctaggtatcttaatttttttggtacgatagtaaatgggattgcttttttagtctctctttctgtaagttcattattggtgtatagaaatgccatagatttcttggcattaattttgtatcctgctacattgccaaattcatttattaagcctaatatttttttgatggagtctttagggttttttgtgtataatatcatgtcatctgcgaataaggacagttttactttttcttttccaatttagatgccttttattcttcttgtcgaattgcaatggctagtacttccagcactatgtcgaacaggagtggtgagagtgggcatccctgtcttgttcctgttcttaggggaaatgattttagtttttgtccattgagtatgatgttggctgtgggtttgtcatatatggcttttattatgttgaggtatgatccttctattcccaccttgctgagagtttttatcagaaatgggtgttggattttgtcaaatgctttttctgcatcaattgatataaccatgtggttttttcctttcaatttgtttatgtgatgtatcatgtttattgatttgcggatattgtaccatctttgcatccccatatggagtttcctcaaaaagttaaaaatggaactccaatttgacccagtgatcccactgctaggaatatatcccaagaaatcagaaacaccaatcagaaaggatatatgtacccttatgttcatagcagcacaattcacaatagctaagatctggaaacagcctaagtgcccatcagcagatgaatggattaaaaaatgaaatgctaatgttggtatatttaaaatagtttttcttgaaatactaatttttattgcatCTCTCAGACAATTAGTgattttgagtatgttttcatatatctctttgccttctgtatgtccactttcaaaaagtatctaggtccgttgcccattttttgattggattgattatcattaaaatttccacaatacccaaagcaatctatagattcaatgcaatacccattaaaataccaacagcatatttcaaagatctagaacaaactctccaaaaattcatctggaatttaaaaaagaccccgaatagccacagcaatcctgagaaagaagaacaaagttggaggaatcacaataccagatatcaagctatattaccaagccacagttctcaaaactgcctggtactggcacaagaacagacatagagaccaatggaagagaacagaaaacccagaaatcaacccaagccattatgctcaattaatatttgacaaaggaggcaagagcatataatggagtcaaaacagtctctttaataaatagtgctgggaaatttagacagatacgtgcaaaaaaatgaaactagatcaccaactcacaccatacacacaaaccaactcaaaatggctaaaggacttgaatgtaagatgggaaatgataaaaatcctacaagactccataggcagcaaaatagcgaCATATGTCACAgtaatatctttacagacacagctcctagggcaatggagactaaggagaaaataaatggaactacataaaaataaaaagcttctgcacagcaaaaacaaaacaaaaccatcaaaaaaacccagaagaaagctcactgcatgggagaacatatttgccaatgatatttctgataagggcttaatctccagaatttacagagaactcatacaacttaacaaaaggaagataaataatccaaccAAAAAATGCTAGAAGCTTTTtgtgactgcttcaatttcctccttagttattggtctgttgagatttttttattcttgattgagttttggaaggtcatatttttctaggaatatgttcatttcctctaggttgttta
The sequence above is a segment of the Myotis daubentonii chromosome X, mMyoDau2.1, whole genome shotgun sequence genome. Coding sequences within it:
- the LOC132224359 gene encoding P antigen family member 3-like, which codes for MSRPLTPRLDWSSILVEDEESNQPVGAVADQQPRDEQPQQEEPPTESQDIAPDEEQAHAGAPEVQEADLEADVQELEKPVTGVEGGDDPEIIGYACANPEPIEMPETGEGKPDI